Proteins found in one Muntiacus reevesi chromosome 2, mMunRee1.1, whole genome shotgun sequence genomic segment:
- the TRAPPC14 gene encoding trafficking protein particle complex subunit 14 isoform X1, with translation MEHLPGRNGVGGGSFRSPRTLAFYSSLTHAAPAPLLQSPVTYKFRRLRGHAPSLPLPVSHQSFGPAPRFRPRGVSVPGSLPRFPAPAGLSGRPGRAQHQSGLGAPGTTLAAPLPSAGPGPPRPLARAAHGVPVRLLDVLPGRAAAAARGAGGGPGPVPGAAPAQPPLPRGDGSLPAGAALPGWRGVRRRRRPRLGLPWGLGGTGDRPGRPGLGQRRRRGARGRWLGRPGPRTPGGRGPWRWGVVSRLQPPPHPRPGPCYLRGSDHGEEPGAPRHRAEGRFAGLPRPEGRGRLEGNWRPMTDEERGGREPRTVDLKGDAGAAGGLDSPDLVTPLATQLPVEEPIVSTDEVIFPLTVSLDRLPPGTPKAKIVVTVWKREVEAPEVRDQGYLRLLQTRSPGETFRGEQSAFKAQVSTLLTLLPPPVLKCRQFTVAGKHLTVLKVLNSSSQEEISVWDIRILPNFNASYLPVMPDGSVLLVDNVCHQSGEVSMGSFCRLPGTSGCFPCPLSALEEHNFLFQLRGGEQPPPGAKEGLEVPLIAVVQWSTPKLPFTQSIYTHYRLPSIRLDRPCFVMTASCESPVRTYERFTVTYTLLNNLQDFLAVRLVWTPEHAQAGKQLCEEERRAMQAALDSIVCHTPLNNLGFSRKGSALTFSVAFQALRTGLFELSQHMKLKLQFTASVSHPPPEARPLSRKSSPSSPAVRDLVERHQASLGRSQSFSHQQPSRSHLMRSGSVMERRAITPPVASPVGRPLYLPPDKAVLSLDKIAKRECKVLVVEPVK, from the exons ATGGAGCATCTTCCTGGAAGAAACGGGGTTGGCGGGGGTTCTTTTCGTAGTCCAAGAACTCTAGCCTTCTACAGCAGCCTAACTCATGCCGCACCCGCCCCTCTCCTCCAAAGTCCGGTCACCTACAAATTCCGGCGCCTCCGAGGCCACGCCCCTTCCCTTCCGCTTCCGGTTTCTCACCAGTCATTCGGTCCCGCACCCCGGTTCCGGCCCCGTGGGGTCTCGGTTCCGGGTTCGTTGCCCCGGTTCCCGGCCCCAGCTGGTCTGTCGGGCCGGCCCGGCCGCGCGCAGCACCAGTCGGGACTCGGGGCTCCCGGAACCACCCTAGCGGCCCCTCTGCCCTCCGCCGGCCCCGGCCCACCTCGCCCCCTGGCCCGCGCCGCCCATGGAGTCCCAGTGCGACTACTCGATGTACTTCCCGGCCGTGCCGCTGCCGCCGCGCGCGGAGCTGGCGGGGGACCCGGGCCGGTACCGGGCGCTGCCCCGGCGCAACCACCTCTACCTAGGGGAGACGGTTCGCTTCCTGCTGGTGCTGCGCTGCCGGGGTGGCGCGGGGTCCGGCGCCGGAGGCGGCCCAGGCTTGGGCTCCCGTGGGGCCTGGGCGGAACTGGCGACCGCCCTGGCCGCCCTGGCCTCGGTCAGCGCCGGAGGCGGGGCGCCCGGGGGCGGTGGCTCGGGCGACCAGGACCCCGAACCCCCGGGGGGCGGGGACCCTGGCGGTGGGGGGTTGTTTCGAGGCTGCAGCCCCCTCCTCACCCACGGCCCGGGCCCTGCTACCTCAGGGGGAGCGACCACGGTGAGGAGCCCGGAGCGCCACGACACAGGGCGGAGGGGCGGTTTGCTGGGCTCCCAAGAccggaggggagagggaggctaGAGGGAAACTGGAGGCCTATGACggatgaggagaggggagggcgaGAGCCACGTACCGTAGATCTTAAAGGGGACGCGGGCGCGGCGGGCGGCCTTGACTCTCCTGACCTCGTCACCCCTCTGGCAACCCAGCTGCCTGTGGAGGAACCAATTGTGTCCACAGATGAGGTCATCTTCCCACTCACCGTTTCACTGGATAGACTGCCCCCAGGGACACCTAAGGCCAAG ATTGTAGTGACCGTGTGGAAGCGGGAGGTTGAGGCACCAGAGGTCAGAGATCAAGGCTACCTGCGCTTGCTGCAGACCCGATCTCCTGGGGAGACCTTCAGGGGCGAGCAGAGCGCTTTCAAGGCCCAAG TGAGCACCCTGCTGACTCTGCTGCCCCCTCCGGTTCTGAAGTGCCGCCAGTTCACTGTGGCTGGAAAACACTTGACTGTGCTCAAGG TGCTGAACAGCTCCTCCCAGGAGGAAATTTCTGTCTGGGATATCCGCATTCTCCCAAACTTCAATGCCAGTTATCTACCTGTCATGCCCGACGGCTCTGTGCTGCTGGTGGACAATGTCTG TCACCAATCTGGGGAAGTCTCCATGGGCTCCTTCTGTCGGCTCCCTGGTACCTCTGGCTGCTTCCCCTGCCCACTTAGTGCCCTGGAGGAACATAACTTCCTGTTTCAGCTCAGAGGGGGTGAGCAGCCCCCTCCAGGGGCCAAGGAG GGCCTAGAGGTTCCCCTGATCGCTGTGGTTCAGTGGTCCACGCCGAAGTTGCCCTTCACCCAGAGCATCTATACCCACTACCG CTTGCCCAGCATCCGCCTGGACCGCCCGTGCTTTGTGATGACTGCTTCTTGTGAGTCCCCTGTTCGGACCTATGAGCGTTTCACTGTTACTTATACGCTGCTCAACAATCTCCAAGACTTCCTTGCTGTAAGGCTCGTGTGGACCCCAGAGCACGCTCAGGCTG GAAAGCAGCTGTGTGAGGAGGAGCGCCGGGCCATGCAGGCAGCCCTGGACTCCATCGTCTGCCACACACCCCTCAACAACCTCGGCTTCTCCCGGAAGGGCAGCGCGCTCACCTTCAGTGTGGCCTTCCAGGCTCTGCGGACCGGGCTCTTCGAG CTAAGCCAGCACATGAAACTGAAGCTGCAGTTCACTGCCAGCGTGTCCCACCCGCCGCCTGAGGCCCGGCCCCTCTCTCGCAAGAGCAGCCCCAGCAGCCCTGCCGTCCGGGACTTGGTGGAGAGGCACCAGGCCAGTCTGGGCCGCTCTCAGTCCTTCTCCCACCAACAGCCCTCCCGTAGCCACCTCATGAG GTCGGGCAGTGTGATGGAGCGCCGGGCCATCACGCCCCCTGTGGCCTCCCCTGTCGGCCGGCCCCTCTACCTGCCCCCGGACAAGGCTGTGCTGTCTCTGGACAAGATCGCCAAACGCGAGTGCAAGGTCCTGGTGGTGGAGCCGGTCAAGTAG
- the TRAPPC14 gene encoding trafficking protein particle complex subunit 14 isoform X2 codes for MESQCDYSMYFPAVPLPPRAELAGDPGRYRALPRRNHLYLGETVRFLLVLRCRGGAGSGAGGGPGLGSRGAWAELATALAALASVSAGGGAPGGGGSGDQDPEPPGGGDPGGGGLFRGCSPLLTHGPGPATSGGATTLPVEEPIVSTDEVIFPLTVSLDRLPPGTPKAKIVVTVWKREVEAPEVRDQGYLRLLQTRSPGETFRGEQSAFKAQVSTLLTLLPPPVLKCRQFTVAGKHLTVLKVLNSSSQEEISVWDIRILPNFNASYLPVMPDGSVLLVDNVCHQSGEVSMGSFCRLPGTSGCFPCPLSALEEHNFLFQLRGGEQPPPGAKEGLEVPLIAVVQWSTPKLPFTQSIYTHYRLPSIRLDRPCFVMTASCESPVRTYERFTVTYTLLNNLQDFLAVRLVWTPEHAQAGKQLCEEERRAMQAALDSIVCHTPLNNLGFSRKGSALTFSVAFQALRTGLFELSQHMKLKLQFTASVSHPPPEARPLSRKSSPSSPAVRDLVERHQASLGRSQSFSHQQPSRSHLMRSGSVMERRAITPPVASPVGRPLYLPPDKAVLSLDKIAKRECKVLVVEPVK; via the exons ATGGAGTCCCAGTGCGACTACTCGATGTACTTCCCGGCCGTGCCGCTGCCGCCGCGCGCGGAGCTGGCGGGGGACCCGGGCCGGTACCGGGCGCTGCCCCGGCGCAACCACCTCTACCTAGGGGAGACGGTTCGCTTCCTGCTGGTGCTGCGCTGCCGGGGTGGCGCGGGGTCCGGCGCCGGAGGCGGCCCAGGCTTGGGCTCCCGTGGGGCCTGGGCGGAACTGGCGACCGCCCTGGCCGCCCTGGCCTCGGTCAGCGCCGGAGGCGGGGCGCCCGGGGGCGGTGGCTCGGGCGACCAGGACCCCGAACCCCCGGGGGGCGGGGACCCTGGCGGTGGGGGGTTGTTTCGAGGCTGCAGCCCCCTCCTCACCCACGGCCCGGGCCCTGCTACCTCAGGGGGAGCGACCACG CTGCCTGTGGAGGAACCAATTGTGTCCACAGATGAGGTCATCTTCCCACTCACCGTTTCACTGGATAGACTGCCCCCAGGGACACCTAAGGCCAAG ATTGTAGTGACCGTGTGGAAGCGGGAGGTTGAGGCACCAGAGGTCAGAGATCAAGGCTACCTGCGCTTGCTGCAGACCCGATCTCCTGGGGAGACCTTCAGGGGCGAGCAGAGCGCTTTCAAGGCCCAAG TGAGCACCCTGCTGACTCTGCTGCCCCCTCCGGTTCTGAAGTGCCGCCAGTTCACTGTGGCTGGAAAACACTTGACTGTGCTCAAGG TGCTGAACAGCTCCTCCCAGGAGGAAATTTCTGTCTGGGATATCCGCATTCTCCCAAACTTCAATGCCAGTTATCTACCTGTCATGCCCGACGGCTCTGTGCTGCTGGTGGACAATGTCTG TCACCAATCTGGGGAAGTCTCCATGGGCTCCTTCTGTCGGCTCCCTGGTACCTCTGGCTGCTTCCCCTGCCCACTTAGTGCCCTGGAGGAACATAACTTCCTGTTTCAGCTCAGAGGGGGTGAGCAGCCCCCTCCAGGGGCCAAGGAG GGCCTAGAGGTTCCCCTGATCGCTGTGGTTCAGTGGTCCACGCCGAAGTTGCCCTTCACCCAGAGCATCTATACCCACTACCG CTTGCCCAGCATCCGCCTGGACCGCCCGTGCTTTGTGATGACTGCTTCTTGTGAGTCCCCTGTTCGGACCTATGAGCGTTTCACTGTTACTTATACGCTGCTCAACAATCTCCAAGACTTCCTTGCTGTAAGGCTCGTGTGGACCCCAGAGCACGCTCAGGCTG GAAAGCAGCTGTGTGAGGAGGAGCGCCGGGCCATGCAGGCAGCCCTGGACTCCATCGTCTGCCACACACCCCTCAACAACCTCGGCTTCTCCCGGAAGGGCAGCGCGCTCACCTTCAGTGTGGCCTTCCAGGCTCTGCGGACCGGGCTCTTCGAG CTAAGCCAGCACATGAAACTGAAGCTGCAGTTCACTGCCAGCGTGTCCCACCCGCCGCCTGAGGCCCGGCCCCTCTCTCGCAAGAGCAGCCCCAGCAGCCCTGCCGTCCGGGACTTGGTGGAGAGGCACCAGGCCAGTCTGGGCCGCTCTCAGTCCTTCTCCCACCAACAGCCCTCCCGTAGCCACCTCATGAG GTCGGGCAGTGTGATGGAGCGCCGGGCCATCACGCCCCCTGTGGCCTCCCCTGTCGGCCGGCCCCTCTACCTGCCCCCGGACAAGGCTGTGCTGTCTCTGGACAAGATCGCCAAACGCGAGTGCAAGGTCCTGGTGGTGGAGCCGGTCAAGTAG
- the LAMTOR4 gene encoding ragulator complex protein LAMTOR4, translated as MHVIAVWSRKLGRLQAPPAPRAAMTSALTQGLERIPDQLGYLVLSEGAVLASSGDLENDEQAASTISELVSTACGFRLHQGMSVPFKRLSVVFGEHTLLVTVSGQRVFVVKRQNRGREPIDV; from the exons ATGCACGTGATCGCGGTCTGGAGCCGGAAGCTAGGTCGGCTTCAAGCGCCCCCAGCACCTAGAGCTGCGATG ACTTCGGCATTGACCCAGGGGCTGGAGCGAATCCCCGACCAGCTTGGCTACCTGGTGCTAAGTGAAGGCGCGGTGCTGGCG TCATCTGGGGATCTGGAGAATGATGAGCAAGCCGCCAGCACCATATCTGAGCTCGTCAGCACGGCCTGCGGTTTCCGGCTGCATCAAGGCATGAGCGTACCCTTCAAGCGTCTGTCGG TGGTCTTTGGAGAACACACGCTGCTGGTGACAGTCTCGGGACAGAGGGTGTTTGTGGTGAAGAGGCAGAACCGAGGCCGGGAGCCCATTGACGTGTGA